Proteins encoded together in one Lathyrus oleraceus cultivar Zhongwan6 chromosome 5, CAAS_Psat_ZW6_1.0, whole genome shotgun sequence window:
- the LOC127085181 gene encoding gamma-glutamylcyclotransferase 2-2, translating to MVFWVFGYGSLAWNPGFEYDEKIVGFIKDYRRVFDLACIDHRGTPENPARTCTLEEKEGALCWGVAYCVRGGPEKEKLVMQYLERRECEYDKKTLVNFYKEEDSLNPTLTGVIVFTSTPDKVNNKYYLGPAPLEDMARQIATAHGPCGNNRDYLFLLEKAMHNLGHEEDYVIELANEVRKALGVENVVPAQLQHQPHVPISTLPLNPLPEPIALDS from the exons ATGGTTTTCTGGGTTTTTGGATATGGTTCACTGGCATGGAACCCAGGATTTGAATATGATGAAAAAATTGTTGGATTCATAAAGGACTACAGAAGAGTGTTTGATTTAG CTTGTATTGATCACAGAGGAACACCTGAAAACCCTGCAAGAACTTGCACTTTGGAGGAGAAAGAAGGGGCACTTTGC TGGGGAGTTGCTTATTGTGTTCGAGGAGGTCCTGAAAAGGAGAAACTTGTTATGCAG TATTTGGAGAGGCGTGAATGTGAGTATGATAAAAAGACTCTTGTCAACTTTTACAAG GAAGAAGATTCACTGAATCCTACTCTTACTGGAGTTATTGT ATTCACATCTACTCCAGACAAAGTAAACAACAAATACTATCTAGGACCCGCTCCCCTGGAGGACATGGCTAG GCAAATAGCAACTGCTCATGGTCCTTGTGGAAACAACCGGGACTATCTTTTTCTTCTAGAAAAGGCTATGCATAATCTCG GTCATGAGGAGGACTATGTGATAGAACTTGCTAATGAAGTGAGGAAAGCACTTGGAGTGGAGAATGTAGTGCCAGCACAACTTCAACACCAGCCACATGTACCAATTTCAACCCTTCCCTTGAATCCACTGCCAGAGCCTATTGCTTTGGATAGTTGA